One part of the Leptolyngbya sp. FACHB-261 genome encodes these proteins:
- a CDS encoding D-alanyl-D-alanine carboxypeptidase family protein, whose protein sequence is MMPPRNPTRQPRSGFLGWRSTGANPNVTESAVVDDIPVAQRQPPKTPPAPVRQGMPIRWLGWTISAGVLTGLAAFGVWVVVGPRRVAPGASVSIPASTPSSAAASAVASTDFSAEAPKTLLGHRPFEEAPLTSLESIGSGRDGRELMMRATAAARFKTMQAAARADGVELVPISAFRSIEDQKRLFFEMARDRDQRPAERAKVSAPPGYSEHHTGYAVDIGDGAAGSDLSESFEQTPAYHWLQVNAARYSFELSFPKDNPQGVAYEPWHWRFVGDSDSLQTFY, encoded by the coding sequence ATGATGCCTCCCAGAAACCCTACACGCCAGCCCCGCTCCGGGTTTCTGGGGTGGCGGAGCACAGGGGCGAACCCCAACGTGACTGAATCGGCTGTGGTCGATGATATTCCTGTTGCCCAACGGCAGCCGCCTAAAACTCCCCCGGCACCAGTTCGACAAGGGATGCCCATCCGCTGGTTGGGTTGGACGATTAGCGCTGGTGTGTTGACCGGCTTAGCCGCGTTTGGGGTGTGGGTAGTCGTCGGCCCTCGCCGCGTTGCACCGGGTGCGTCAGTGTCTATTCCTGCTTCCACGCCGAGCTCAGCTGCCGCTAGCGCTGTGGCCTCCACCGATTTCTCCGCGGAAGCGCCCAAGACCCTGCTGGGGCATCGACCGTTTGAGGAAGCACCCCTCACTAGCCTGGAATCGATTGGTTCTGGTCGGGATGGTCGTGAGCTAATGATGCGGGCGACGGCTGCAGCTCGCTTCAAAACTATGCAAGCTGCAGCCAGAGCGGATGGCGTTGAATTAGTCCCTATTTCTGCGTTTCGTAGTATTGAAGACCAGAAGCGCCTGTTTTTTGAGATGGCTCGCGACCGTGACCAACGCCCTGCCGAACGTGCCAAAGTGAGTGCCCCTCCGGGTTACAGCGAGCACCATACTGGTTACGCTGTGGACATTGGTGACGGCGCTGCAGGCAGTGACCTGAGCGAGAGCTTTGAGCAGACGCCTGCTTACCACTGGTTGCAAGTGAATGCGGCGCGCTACAGCTTTGAGTTGTCATTTCCGAAAGATAACCCTCAAGGTGTGGCCTACGAGCCCTGGCACTGGCGTTTCGTGGGCGACAGCGATAGCCTGCAAACGTTTTACTAG
- a CDS encoding peroxiredoxin, with the protein MALVVGEQAPDFSLKDTRGNSVSLSGLAGQKVVLYFYPKDDTPGCTKQACSFREAYQDYLDKGIVVYGVSKDDLDSHQEFTGKYNLPFPLLADPAGEMIKAYDVEGNSGYAQRVTYVIDEAGTIEKVYGAGTVNTETHATDILADLGAR; encoded by the coding sequence ATGGCATTGGTTGTTGGCGAGCAAGCGCCAGATTTCAGCTTGAAAGACACCCGAGGTAACTCGGTTTCCCTATCCGGGTTAGCGGGCCAGAAGGTTGTCCTATATTTTTACCCAAAGGACGACACGCCTGGGTGCACCAAGCAGGCGTGCAGTTTTCGGGAGGCCTACCAGGACTATCTGGACAAGGGCATTGTGGTCTATGGGGTCAGCAAAGATGACCTCGACTCCCATCAAGAGTTCACGGGTAAGTACAATCTGCCTTTCCCGTTGCTAGCGGATCCCGCAGGCGAGATGATCAAGGCCTACGATGTTGAAGGCAACAGTGGCTACGCTCAAAGAGTCACCTATGTGATCGACGAGGCAGGCACGATCGAAAAGGTTTACGGTGCGGGCACTGTCAACACCGAGACCCATGCTACAGATATCCTGGCTGACCTAGGCGCTCGTTAG